The Novipirellula artificiosorum genome contains a region encoding:
- a CDS encoding CotH kinase family protein: MFLRTFSLLSLVVLLTPLASAQPPERQPDGREQAGNDRAGGERGGGRGGPPRGGPGMPGGEDREILDQFDSNQDGWLNSEERIAARTFVKENPSERSRPGGSGGPGGRRGPGFGPPSGFGPPSGFGPPSGFGPPSGFGPPDGLGPPDGLGPPEGLGPPDGLGPPDAERRRGGRPGGPGMMGRERPAATKGISIAKSSVEPVTADLYDTSVLRTLFIDFEDEDWEAELEDFHGTDVDVAATVTVDGVEHPNCGIHFRGMSSYGMVPAGYKRSLNVSVDMADEEQRLLGYKTLNLLNCSGDASMMSTVLYSQIARQHAVAPQANLVRVVINGENWGVYTNAQQFNKDFLKEAFGSSQGARWKVSGSPAGGGGLEYRGDDPANYEYPYQLKSGGKKATAKLIELCRVLNQTSTEDLPAALEPMVDMDGLLWFLALDNALINSDGYWIRASDYSIFLDQNDQFHFIPHDMNEAFRGAGGRGVGGPGRGGPGDRGPQGPTQERSASMGSPIELDPLIGIDDPTKPLRSKLLAVPKYREQYLRNVRQIAEQSLDWKTLGPVVKSLSELIREEIKQETRGLSSYEAFVAAVSEPPLEDHPGGGEMQGGHGAMNLRQFAEGRRTYLLKDKPSPESIIE, encoded by the coding sequence ATGTTCCTACGCACATTTTCACTTCTTTCCTTGGTCGTGTTGCTAACGCCGCTCGCGTCGGCGCAACCGCCCGAGCGGCAGCCCGATGGGCGCGAGCAGGCTGGTAACGATCGTGCTGGCGGTGAACGGGGCGGGGGCCGCGGCGGTCCTCCTCGAGGCGGACCGGGGATGCCTGGTGGCGAAGACCGTGAAATCCTTGACCAATTTGACTCGAATCAAGACGGTTGGCTCAATTCGGAGGAGCGCATCGCGGCTCGAACCTTCGTGAAAGAAAACCCGTCCGAACGAAGTCGTCCTGGGGGCTCTGGGGGACCAGGCGGTCGCCGAGGCCCGGGCTTTGGGCCACCCAGTGGATTCGGGCCACCCAGTGGATTCGGGCCACCCAGTGGATTCGGGCCACCCAGTGGATTCGGGCCACCCGACGGATTAGGGCCACCCGATGGCTTGGGGCCACCCGAGGGCTTGGGGCCTCCCGATGGCTTGGGGCCTCCCGATGCCGAGCGTCGCCGAGGTGGGCGGCCTGGGGGACCCGGGATGATGGGACGCGAGCGACCCGCAGCGACAAAGGGAATCAGCATTGCGAAGTCTTCGGTCGAGCCGGTCACGGCAGATCTCTATGATACCAGCGTTCTACGCACCCTCTTTATTGATTTTGAAGACGAAGACTGGGAAGCAGAACTGGAGGACTTTCATGGCACCGATGTCGATGTGGCGGCAACGGTCACCGTCGATGGTGTGGAACATCCGAATTGCGGAATCCACTTCCGCGGTATGTCGTCCTACGGCATGGTCCCCGCCGGTTACAAGCGGTCGCTGAATGTTTCGGTCGATATGGCGGATGAGGAGCAACGACTGCTCGGTTACAAAACGTTGAACCTTCTAAATTGCAGTGGTGATGCATCGATGATGAGTACGGTGCTGTATTCGCAGATCGCACGACAGCACGCTGTGGCACCGCAGGCCAACTTGGTGCGAGTTGTCATCAATGGGGAGAACTGGGGCGTTTACACGAATGCCCAGCAATTCAACAAGGACTTCTTGAAAGAGGCCTTTGGTTCGAGTCAGGGGGCGCGTTGGAAGGTAAGTGGGTCACCCGCTGGTGGAGGTGGATTGGAATACCGTGGCGATGATCCCGCGAACTACGAGTATCCTTACCAATTGAAATCGGGTGGAAAAAAAGCGACGGCAAAGCTAATCGAATTGTGCCGCGTGTTGAATCAAACCTCGACCGAAGATCTGCCTGCTGCACTTGAGCCCATGGTGGACATGGACGGGTTGTTGTGGTTCCTGGCATTGGACAATGCCCTGATCAACTCGGATGGCTATTGGATTCGAGCGAGCGACTACAGCATCTTTCTGGATCAGAACGACCAGTTCCATTTCATTCCTCATGACATGAACGAAGCGTTCCGCGGTGCAGGCGGCCGCGGCGTGGGGGGCCCTGGAAGGGGTGGACCTGGCGATCGTGGTCCGCAAGGACCGACCCAAGAGCGATCCGCATCGATGGGATCGCCGATCGAATTGGATCCGTTGATCGGGATCGATGACCCAACCAAACCCTTGCGTAGCAAACTGCTTGCCGTGCCGAAGTACCGTGAACAGTATCTTCGCAATGTACGTCAGATTGCCGAGCAATCACTCGACTGGAAAACACTCGGACCCGTTGTAAAATCACTCTCGGAGTTGATCCGTGAGGAGATCAAGCAAGAAACTCGCGGATTGAGTAGCTATGAAGCCTTCGTCGCAGCCGTCAGTGAGCCACCGCTAGAGGACCACCCCGGTGGCGGCGAGATGCAGGGCGGTCATGGGGCGATGAACCTACGTCAATTCGCAGAGGGTCGAAGAACCTATTTGCTGAAGGACAAACCGTCGCCCGAATCCATCATCGAGTGA
- a CDS encoding sigma-54-dependent transcriptional regulator codes for MPKPSYRILIVDDERSQRQLLGSYLQSIGYDVSEAASAEEMLDELDRQMPDMILLDVRLPGLSGIESLPSVRQRSPTVPILLITAYADLKQAVASVKAGASDYLSKPIDLEELRIAVEDALHVSSDETGRSDVKLPPLPRDFVLQSEAMRELVQTVAIVAPSDAPLLILGPSGAGKEGIAKLIHQWSTRHHQPFLATNCGAMPENLVESELFGHVKGAFTGATENREGLFRAASGGTLFLDEIGELPIALQPKLLRALESQQITPVGTNKPIQIDVRLVAATNRDLGSDVREGRFREDLYYRINVIELTVPSLAVRRDDILPLAKYFAAQHAGRPVRLSPQSAQQLLCSEWPGNVRQLRNTIQRACLLCRGDIILPEHLGLSTNTPPASVTTWSDTNRLSQVERATIVATLSECDGNRTHAAEKLGISRRTLITKLKQIEGETDSSKGGNF; via the coding sequence ATGCCAAAACCTTCGTATCGAATCCTCATCGTCGACGATGAGCGGTCACAACGACAATTGCTCGGAAGCTATCTGCAGTCAATCGGCTACGACGTCAGCGAGGCGGCATCGGCCGAAGAGATGCTCGACGAACTTGACCGGCAAATGCCCGACATGATCTTGCTGGATGTTCGGTTGCCGGGTCTGTCCGGTATCGAATCACTGCCGAGCGTTCGGCAGCGAAGCCCCACCGTTCCGATCCTATTGATCACCGCCTACGCAGATCTAAAGCAAGCGGTTGCGTCGGTCAAGGCGGGAGCAAGTGACTACTTGTCAAAACCGATCGATCTAGAGGAATTGAGAATTGCCGTCGAAGATGCACTTCACGTTTCTTCCGATGAAACAGGCCGAAGCGACGTGAAGCTACCTCCGTTGCCTCGAGATTTTGTCCTGCAAAGCGAAGCGATGCGGGAATTGGTCCAAACGGTAGCAATCGTGGCTCCGTCCGATGCTCCACTGCTGATCTTAGGACCGAGTGGCGCGGGCAAGGAAGGGATTGCTAAGCTGATTCACCAATGGAGTACGCGTCACCACCAACCGTTTTTGGCAACCAATTGTGGCGCGATGCCGGAGAATTTGGTCGAAAGCGAATTGTTTGGGCATGTGAAAGGTGCGTTCACCGGCGCGACCGAGAATCGTGAGGGTCTGTTCCGTGCGGCATCCGGCGGGACGTTGTTTTTGGATGAAATTGGTGAATTGCCGATCGCACTCCAACCAAAGCTGCTGCGTGCGCTCGAGTCACAGCAGATCACTCCCGTGGGAACCAACAAGCCGATCCAGATCGATGTCCGGTTGGTTGCTGCCACGAATCGCGATCTCGGCAGTGATGTCCGTGAGGGACGGTTCCGCGAGGATTTGTATTACCGAATCAATGTGATCGAATTGACGGTTCCGTCGTTGGCCGTTCGCCGCGACGATATTTTGCCACTCGCAAAGTACTTTGCCGCACAACATGCGGGACGCCCTGTTCGCTTGTCCCCGCAATCGGCTCAGCAATTGCTTTGCAGTGAGTGGCCGGGGAATGTTCGCCAATTGCGGAATACCATTCAACGAGCTTGTTTGCTTTGTCGGGGAGATATTATTCTGCCAGAGCATTTGGGGTTGAGCACCAACACTCCTCCCGCGTCCGTCACGACGTGGTCGGATACCAATCGATTGTCGCAGGTGGAACGAGCAACCATCGTCGCCACGCTCAGCGAATGTGATGGCAATCGAACGCATGCGGCAGAAAAATTGGGGATTAGCCGGCGCACGTTGATCACCAAGCTGAAGCAGATCGAAGGCGAAACCGATTCGAGCAAGGGTGGAAATTTCTAA
- a CDS encoding ATP-binding protein has translation MKRSGLLVAGLIILAWFVFGVWQWREYLHQRALIRSSLSQQAESILDCLVSSVQSHRWIGPYFQSQLPGTLEEIAASRSVLAVAIDAKALDDLDASADDHFSAGELGLLSLPGVSESGWREEGYFAIRPFKLSLQPPSAGSGLGGMRGGGPGLGRRSNPSSQSAPSGATHFTAKLVLDRQFADSQIQHEASNRMMLVMFGGLLIVATGMTWRSTVRLADAQGRAGVLRVEARHLSELGQAAAGLAHETRNPLGLVRGWAQRLSDQGLPTPEQKQQADAIVEECDRVTARINEFLSFARPVDPQMAAVAIRELVEQLTVLLEVDLAAKNVKLAWQSIPGDLRIMADAELLRQAIFNLIQNAVTFASDGGCVTIKTIQSSPRQWCLQVADNGPGVDPDVVDSLFEPYFTTRTSGTGLGLAIVQRIAIAHRWSVRYEPNPVGGAMFLIAQMRAA, from the coding sequence ATGAAACGATCCGGACTGCTGGTCGCTGGACTGATCATCTTGGCGTGGTTCGTTTTCGGAGTTTGGCAATGGCGTGAGTACCTTCACCAACGTGCTCTGATCCGCAGTTCGCTCTCTCAGCAAGCCGAATCGATCCTCGATTGCTTGGTCAGCAGCGTGCAATCGCATCGCTGGATTGGGCCGTACTTCCAAAGTCAATTGCCGGGCACGTTGGAGGAAATCGCCGCTTCGCGAAGCGTCCTTGCAGTGGCAATTGATGCGAAAGCACTAGACGATTTGGACGCATCGGCCGACGACCACTTCTCGGCTGGGGAGCTGGGACTGCTGTCCTTGCCGGGTGTGTCGGAGAGCGGATGGCGAGAGGAAGGCTATTTTGCGATCCGCCCGTTCAAGCTGAGTCTTCAACCCCCTTCGGCTGGGTCAGGGCTAGGTGGGATGCGAGGTGGCGGCCCTGGATTAGGCCGTCGCTCGAATCCCTCCTCGCAATCCGCACCGAGCGGTGCGACGCATTTCACCGCCAAGTTGGTGCTTGATCGTCAATTTGCCGATTCGCAAATTCAACACGAAGCAAGTAACCGAATGATGCTGGTGATGTTCGGCGGCCTGTTGATTGTGGCGACGGGGATGACCTGGCGATCCACGGTCCGACTTGCGGACGCACAGGGTCGCGCGGGCGTCTTACGCGTTGAGGCTCGGCACCTTTCCGAACTCGGCCAAGCTGCCGCCGGATTAGCTCACGAGACGCGCAACCCGCTGGGTTTGGTCCGTGGTTGGGCACAGCGTTTGTCCGATCAGGGTCTTCCAACGCCTGAACAAAAACAACAAGCCGACGCGATCGTCGAAGAATGCGATCGCGTGACGGCCCGCATCAATGAGTTTCTCTCCTTCGCACGTCCGGTCGATCCACAGATGGCCGCAGTGGCAATTCGAGAGCTTGTCGAGCAATTGACGGTCTTGCTCGAAGTGGACTTGGCGGCGAAAAACGTCAAGCTGGCCTGGCAGTCGATCCCTGGCGATCTACGGATCATGGCCGACGCGGAGCTATTGAGACAAGCGATCTTCAACCTGATTCAAAACGCGGTGACCTTTGCAAGTGACGGTGGATGTGTCACCATCAAGACGATCCAATCGAGTCCTCGCCAATGGTGCCTGCAAGTCGCCGATAATGGTCCTGGAGTCGATCCCGATGTTGTTGACTCGTTGTTCGAGCCTTACTTTACGACGCGAACCAGCGGAACGGGTTTGGGATTGGCCATCGTACAGCGGATCGCGATTGCACACCGTTGGAGCGTCCGCTACGAACCGAACCCGGTCGGTGGAGCCATGTTCCTGATTGCCCAAATGCGCGCAGCCTAG
- a CDS encoding DUF4405 domain-containing protein, with translation MKFKTKGFTSLLLSMLFTVVALSGVVLYLTPRGRTANWTGWTMLGLDKHTWGSLHTNVCLLFFFVVGLHLLFNWKVLFSYIKKRSAGFNLKVEMVLAILITTIVTVGTIKHAPVLTATSTLNERIKDYWDDSAAESPAPHAEEFTLARFANNLGLSVESVTEALRSDGIVVSGSESTIGQIALANEMVPAQLFAAIQKQFPEVETAQGRGNAGEGMGHGDGMGRGDGMGQGMGMGRGMGMGRGDGMGRGLGMGKGHAPESESADSESADSESADSESADSEPADGEPADGGLEESP, from the coding sequence ATGAAATTCAAGACCAAAGGCTTCACATCGCTGTTGCTTTCCATGTTGTTCACCGTCGTTGCGCTCTCAGGCGTCGTCCTCTACTTGACGCCACGGGGCCGCACCGCGAACTGGACCGGATGGACCATGCTCGGACTGGACAAGCACACATGGGGCTCGCTACACACCAATGTTTGCTTGCTGTTCTTCTTCGTTGTCGGCCTGCACTTGCTTTTCAACTGGAAAGTCCTGTTCAGCTACATCAAGAAGCGATCCGCAGGCTTTAACTTAAAGGTTGAAATGGTCCTGGCCATTTTGATCACGACGATCGTCACCGTGGGAACGATCAAACACGCACCGGTGTTGACCGCAACCTCGACCTTGAACGAACGCATCAAGGACTACTGGGACGATTCTGCTGCTGAAAGTCCAGCACCCCACGCAGAAGAATTCACCTTAGCTCGGTTTGCGAACAACTTGGGGCTCAGTGTCGAAAGCGTGACGGAGGCATTGCGAAGTGACGGCATTGTGGTTAGCGGGTCGGAGAGCACGATTGGGCAAATTGCCCTGGCCAATGAGATGGTTCCGGCCCAGTTGTTTGCAGCAATCCAGAAGCAGTTTCCTGAGGTTGAAACAGCGCAAGGTCGCGGAAATGCGGGTGAAGGGATGGGCCACGGTGACGGCATGGGACGAGGTGACGGCATGGGCCAAGGGATGGGCATGGGCCGAGGGATGGGCATGGGACGCGGTGACGGTATGGGACGAGGACTGGGCATGGGGAAAGGTCACGCGCCCGAGTCCGAGTCCGCTGACTCCGAGTCCGCTGACTCCGAGTCCGCTGACTCCGAGTCCGCTGACTCCGAACCGGCTGACGGCGAACCGGCTGACGGCGGGCTGGAAGAAAGCCCATGA
- a CDS encoding serine/threonine protein kinase, whose protein sequence is MSINDITEDEADDDPRVIAAVKQYQALLDSGSPPTQDAFLEQHADIAEQLRPSLEGLALIHRVAEPRSAGMASAPDLEFTAKPIGDFQIVGELGRGGMGVVYEAIQLSLGRRVALKVLPFASGLDEIRLQRFRNEAHAAAQLHHTNIVPVYAVGSDRGIHYYAMQLIDGHTLTWLIDNMRQANGKGNAAPLPATEDAVGVAFSQPRTASAFENHRNAGNETIAASTTILSGANNRRRYYESVVRMTHQAALAIEHAHRYGVIHRDIKPGNLLLDAAGKIWVTDFGLAQVQQAESQLTHTGDAIGTLRYMSPEQASGDRAIMDHRTDIYSLGVTLYELLTLEPAIDGAGYHQMLNQVVEHEPATPKSIEPSLPIELDTIVRKAISKLPGERYATAQGFADDLQRWLDDKPILARPPTTLERMSKWRRRNSLLVNGAAALLLLASIGLLATTLLVWREQRRTRLALDRETEQRQAAEASFQQARLAVDTFSSLSESELAYRPELQDLRRSFLETSLEFYRDFVQQRKQDREATEELAATSERVERMVEQLQVLDKISPLWLLSDTRVQQELKVDPARIDPIVAAIRELQDAMREVANQGGGLLESSNEAMAVRLREFDAFMTTQLDSGQLKRLRQISRQDRLPLTFKTSEVVAALGLSREQRETIGRIIQEGRPGRGGPGPDDHRAHEGPLDGPRQRRDAFPGFAFDGSRPDGFRPDGPPPNGIGGDGPPRFVQEMTQQTVDRILDVLTADQRAIWKDLVGEPFEMRGHRRFG, encoded by the coding sequence ATGAGCATCAACGACATCACCGAAGACGAAGCTGACGATGACCCCAGGGTAATTGCGGCCGTGAAGCAGTATCAGGCCCTGCTCGATTCGGGAAGCCCCCCCACACAGGATGCGTTTCTCGAACAACATGCCGACATCGCGGAGCAATTGCGTCCCTCACTCGAAGGTCTTGCCTTGATCCACCGTGTTGCGGAGCCACGTTCGGCTGGAATGGCCAGTGCACCGGATCTCGAATTCACGGCCAAGCCCATCGGCGATTTCCAGATCGTCGGCGAGCTCGGACGGGGCGGAATGGGAGTCGTTTACGAGGCGATTCAGTTGTCCCTCGGACGACGCGTGGCTTTGAAGGTGTTGCCGTTTGCCAGCGGGCTTGATGAAATCCGTTTGCAACGATTCCGCAACGAGGCACATGCGGCTGCACAGTTGCACCACACGAACATCGTTCCCGTTTACGCGGTCGGCAGCGATCGAGGGATCCATTACTATGCGATGCAGTTGATCGATGGCCATACGCTGACGTGGCTGATCGACAACATGCGCCAAGCCAATGGAAAAGGAAACGCCGCACCGTTGCCGGCAACCGAGGATGCAGTGGGCGTTGCATTCTCCCAGCCGAGGACCGCGTCGGCATTTGAAAATCACCGCAACGCTGGCAACGAAACGATCGCGGCCTCGACCACCATTCTGAGCGGAGCGAACAATCGCAGAAGGTACTACGAGTCCGTTGTCCGCATGACGCATCAAGCCGCACTGGCGATTGAACACGCTCATAGGTATGGCGTCATTCATCGCGATATCAAACCCGGCAATCTGCTGCTTGACGCGGCCGGCAAGATCTGGGTGACCGATTTCGGGCTGGCTCAGGTGCAGCAGGCGGAATCTCAATTGACGCACACCGGCGATGCGATCGGCACACTTCGCTACATGAGCCCTGAGCAAGCATCGGGTGACCGAGCGATTATGGATCATCGAACCGACATCTATTCGCTTGGTGTGACGCTCTATGAATTGCTGACCTTGGAGCCCGCGATTGACGGGGCCGGCTACCACCAAATGCTGAACCAAGTTGTCGAACATGAACCGGCAACCCCTAAATCGATTGAACCGTCGTTGCCAATCGAACTCGATACGATTGTCCGAAAAGCGATTTCCAAGTTACCTGGCGAGCGTTATGCGACCGCCCAGGGGTTCGCGGATGATTTGCAGCGATGGTTGGATGACAAACCGATCTTAGCTCGTCCACCGACGACACTTGAGCGGATGAGCAAATGGCGAAGACGTAACAGTCTTTTGGTCAACGGTGCGGCTGCCTTGCTTTTACTGGCTTCGATCGGACTGCTCGCAACGACCTTGCTGGTATGGCGAGAACAACGGCGGACGCGTCTGGCACTCGATCGCGAAACCGAGCAACGTCAAGCAGCGGAGGCGAGTTTCCAGCAAGCGCGTTTGGCGGTCGACACGTTTAGCAGTCTGAGTGAAAGTGAATTGGCGTACCGACCCGAGCTGCAGGATTTGCGACGTAGTTTCTTGGAAACGTCGTTGGAGTTCTATCGTGATTTCGTTCAGCAGCGCAAGCAGGATCGAGAGGCGACCGAGGAGCTGGCGGCCACCAGCGAACGCGTCGAACGGATGGTAGAACAACTGCAAGTCCTCGATAAGATCTCACCGCTGTGGCTGCTGTCGGATACGCGTGTGCAACAGGAGCTGAAAGTGGATCCGGCGAGAATTGATCCAATCGTAGCGGCAATCCGTGAACTCCAAGACGCGATGCGGGAGGTGGCGAACCAAGGCGGAGGTTTGCTCGAAAGCTCGAATGAGGCGATGGCGGTACGACTTCGCGAGTTCGATGCGTTCATGACCACGCAGCTTGACTCGGGCCAACTCAAGCGACTCAGACAGATTTCGCGTCAAGATCGGTTGCCGCTGACGTTTAAGACATCCGAGGTCGTGGCAGCGCTCGGTCTCAGTCGCGAGCAGCGAGAAACGATTGGCCGGATCATTCAAGAGGGGCGACCGGGGCGTGGTGGTCCCGGCCCCGATGACCACCGGGCCCATGAGGGGCCGTTGGATGGACCACGACAGCGCCGAGACGCCTTTCCTGGTTTCGCCTTTGATGGCTCTCGCCCCGATGGCTTTCGACCCGATGGACCGCCCCCCAATGGAATCGGTGGCGACGGGCCGCCACGCTTCGTACAGGAGATGACGCAACAAACGGTCGATCGAATCCTCGACGTGCTAACCGCCGATCAGCGAGCGATCTGGAAAGACTTAGTCGGCGAGCCATTTGAGATGCGTGGCCACCGCCGATTCGGTTAA
- a CDS encoding sigma-70 family RNA polymerase sigma factor, whose product MQRLIANACDGDSDALGSLLTTYRKYLVFLARTQLHHHMQAKADPSDVVQEVCLAAHAGIADFRGQTAEEFAAWLRGILSNMLAMQVRKYLGTQKRDPRLEQAVDQGLASASGFLQSGLAADITSPSQHFARNEAFLQLAEALESLPEDYRQVIVLRHVDGLPFAEVANLMGRSVDSVEKLWVRGLAKLKRTMN is encoded by the coding sequence ATTCAACGATTGATTGCCAATGCGTGTGACGGCGATTCAGATGCACTTGGGTCTTTACTGACCACGTATCGCAAGTACCTCGTCTTTTTGGCGCGCACGCAATTGCATCATCATATGCAGGCCAAAGCAGACCCTTCGGACGTCGTCCAGGAAGTCTGCTTGGCGGCACATGCTGGCATCGCTGATTTTCGTGGTCAGACGGCGGAAGAGTTTGCCGCGTGGCTGCGTGGTATCCTATCGAACATGTTGGCGATGCAGGTGCGGAAGTACTTGGGAACGCAAAAACGGGATCCGCGATTGGAACAGGCCGTTGATCAGGGGTTGGCGAGCGCATCGGGATTCTTGCAGTCGGGTTTGGCCGCCGACATCACTTCACCGAGTCAGCACTTTGCACGTAATGAAGCGTTTTTACAGCTGGCCGAAGCCCTGGAGTCGCTACCCGAGGATTATCGCCAAGTGATTGTGCTCAGGCATGTTGATGGACTGCCGTTTGCCGAAGTCGCGAACCTGATGGGCCGCAGCGTTGATAGCGTGGAGAAATTGTGGGTGCGAGGCCTCGCGAAACTAAAACGAACCATGAACTAG
- a CDS encoding HzsA-related protein, which produces MKRPKQKLLCLVLSSLFVWTLTVRGLGADDIPPYVRQSWLADFDELVLEIIKANSDFSKAGSSEDPSVLDKHALIWPSDRDPLDIELRRALALIDHLRWSADGELLEDAATDLRVIRRAAESLCPDQDAQAEQRRRLYLKARAVRRKVALANSLLDFNEIFFSTGEPIGGAIQEQMRGRLAQRGELLVLADFKQSRYRLRPLLEEVSVVGGRLGGQRLRDGSHLSMDLSFDGSKLLFEWCAKRPPKDLGEDSILNPSEYTPDNTFNLFCYDFETSALTQLTDTRYNDAFPCWLPSGRIAFVSERRETSVRCQPAGHSQYRYNLRSFFQPCGTLFSMAADGSDVVPLSWHETTELFPRVTNDGRIVYTRWDYIDRDFNAGQGIWFCMPDGRDPRAPHGNYPFPHNAMDVDSPDFDKQLGHFRDRRRARPWAEYGIRPIPGSDRLIAVAGVHHSSPRGELVLIDPRRPDDHTMAQVKRITGSDLPSESPEVSIADRLNDKLPYAWPWPLSEDFYLVSHLPTGSLVLLDRFGNRDVLYRGSKPVQFAIPRKPRETPPVIPIETFQGERAGLADHRPATISVMNVYQADMPWPEATLIKSLRIVQVFPRPWSSPYEHVGESYMSGTINRMPLGTVPVEEDGSVYFEAPIECEIYFQALDQNGLAVQSMRSGTYVHPGEQMSCIGCHERTTTAPPAHSIPLAMTRSPSKMKPEVGGLEPVNYYRLVKPVLEEKCIECHVASDVGLQSSGYRELEPYAFYYHAGGGDDSLMPEHGGNRTVPGQFGARASRLGQALFDDRHQQYLSEGRFTADDRRRITLWLDLNSVEFGSSSIDAGDQARQRAGEIVWPRLDFDPAWPQRVEAETK; this is translated from the coding sequence ATGAAACGCCCAAAACAGAAGTTATTGTGCTTGGTTTTGAGCTCCCTTTTCGTATGGACTCTCACGGTGCGCGGGTTGGGTGCTGATGACATCCCTCCCTACGTGCGGCAATCGTGGCTCGCCGATTTTGACGAATTGGTTCTCGAGATCATCAAGGCCAACTCGGATTTCAGCAAAGCCGGCTCGAGTGAAGATCCATCGGTTCTCGACAAACACGCACTGATTTGGCCGAGCGATCGCGATCCGCTTGATATCGAGCTGCGCCGCGCGCTGGCATTGATCGACCACCTTCGCTGGAGCGCGGACGGCGAGCTCCTTGAAGATGCTGCAACCGATTTGAGGGTCATCCGGCGAGCCGCCGAGTCGTTGTGCCCTGATCAGGACGCGCAAGCCGAACAGAGAAGGCGGTTGTATTTGAAGGCTCGAGCGGTGCGGCGAAAGGTCGCACTGGCCAACTCGCTGCTCGATTTCAATGAGATTTTTTTCTCGACGGGGGAGCCCATCGGTGGGGCGATCCAAGAACAGATGCGGGGGCGGCTCGCCCAAAGGGGTGAGTTGTTGGTGCTCGCCGATTTCAAGCAATCGCGCTATCGGCTGCGTCCCCTGCTTGAAGAGGTGTCGGTGGTTGGCGGTCGTCTGGGTGGTCAAAGGCTACGTGATGGCAGCCACCTGTCGATGGACCTGTCATTCGATGGCAGCAAACTGCTTTTTGAATGGTGTGCGAAACGACCGCCTAAAGATCTTGGTGAGGATTCGATCTTGAATCCGTCCGAGTACACACCAGACAACACCTTCAACCTATTCTGTTATGACTTCGAGACCTCGGCGCTCACTCAACTTACCGACACGCGGTACAACGATGCATTTCCTTGTTGGCTTCCGAGCGGCCGGATCGCCTTCGTTTCGGAGCGGCGAGAAACCAGCGTTCGATGCCAACCAGCCGGCCATTCGCAATACCGGTACAACCTGCGAAGCTTCTTTCAACCCTGTGGAACCTTGTTTTCGATGGCAGCGGACGGCAGCGATGTGGTCCCGCTGAGTTGGCACGAGACCACGGAATTGTTTCCACGGGTCACCAACGATGGTCGAATCGTCTACACGCGATGGGATTACATCGACCGCGATTTTAACGCAGGTCAAGGCATTTGGTTTTGCATGCCCGATGGACGCGACCCGCGAGCGCCGCACGGCAACTATCCGTTCCCTCACAATGCAATGGACGTCGATTCGCCAGACTTTGATAAACAATTAGGACATTTTCGTGACAGACGGCGAGCGCGACCGTGGGCAGAATATGGCATTCGTCCGATCCCAGGCTCCGACCGGTTGATCGCCGTGGCCGGTGTGCATCACTCCAGCCCCAGAGGCGAATTGGTGCTGATCGATCCTCGCCGACCCGATGATCACACGATGGCGCAAGTCAAACGGATTACCGGAAGCGACTTGCCATCGGAAAGTCCCGAGGTGTCGATCGCCGATCGCTTGAATGACAAACTGCCCTACGCATGGCCGTGGCCGCTAAGCGAGGACTTCTATCTGGTCAGCCATTTGCCAACCGGATCCTTGGTCCTCCTTGACCGGTTCGGCAATCGTGATGTGCTGTATCGTGGTAGCAAACCGGTGCAGTTTGCGATCCCGCGAAAGCCGAGAGAAACGCCGCCGGTGATCCCGATCGAAACGTTTCAGGGCGAACGAGCGGGATTGGCGGATCACCGGCCCGCGACGATCAGTGTGATGAACGTCTATCAGGCCGACATGCCCTGGCCCGAAGCCACGTTGATCAAGTCACTTCGTATCGTCCAAGTGTTTCCTCGTCCATGGTCGTCACCCTACGAGCATGTGGGGGAAAGCTACATGAGCGGAACCATCAACCGGATGCCGCTGGGTACCGTTCCTGTTGAAGAGGATGGCAGCGTCTACTTTGAAGCTCCCATCGAGTGTGAGATCTATTTCCAGGCCTTGGATCAAAACGGACTTGCGGTACAATCGATGCGTTCGGGCACCTACGTGCATCCGGGCGAACAGATGAGTTGTATCGGCTGTCATGAGCGGACCACCACGGCGCCACCGGCCCACAGCATCCCGCTGGCGATGACACGATCACCGTCGAAGATGAAGCCGGAAGTTGGTGGACTCGAACCGGTCAACTATTACCGGCTCGTCAAACCGGTACTCGAAGAAAAGTGTATTGAATGTCATGTCGCAAGCGATGTCGGTTTGCAGTCATCAGGCTACCGAGAGTTAGAACCGTATGCGTTTTACTACCATGCCGGTGGTGGCGACGATTCGCTGATGCCAGAGCATGGCGGGAATCGCACCGTGCCGGGGCAGTTTGGAGCTCGAGCGTCAAGGCTGGGTCAAGCCTTGTTTGACGATCGCCATCAGCAATACCTCAGCGAGGGTCGGTTTACAGCGGACGATCGGCGAAGAATCACGTTGTGGCTCGATCTCAATTCGGTCGAATTTGGCAGCTCCAGTATCGATGCTGGCGACCAAGCTCGCCAACGAGCCGGTGAAATCGTCTGGCCACGACTTGATTTCGATCCGGCTTGGCCTCAGCGTGTTGAAGCGGAAACCAAGTGA